Sequence from the Deltaproteobacteria bacterium genome:
GCGCTGCTCAAGGATCGGAACGCACCGAACCACACCGCGCTCAGCAAGTACAACGCGCAGAAAGGCCGCTTCGTCCCGCTGCTCAAGTCGCTTAAAGAGGGCGCCTGGGGGCTGCGGCCGCGCAACAAGGAGCAGAGCTTCGCGCTCGACCTCTTGCTCAACGACGAGATCAAGCTCGTCACCATCGTGGGGAAGGCGGGCACCGGCAAGACGCTGCTCGCCATCGCTGCAGGCTTGCAGAAGACGATGGAGGAGCAGGTCTACCAGAAGATGCTCGTGAGCCGGCCCGTCTTTCCGCTCGGCAAGGACATCGGCTTTCTTCCCGGCACGGTGGAGGAGAAGCTGAACCCGTGGATGCAACCCATCTATGACAACGTCGAGTTCCTGATGGGCCTTTCTCGGGCGGACAAGAAGGCGGGACGCAGCTATCGGGAGCTGATTGATCTGGGACTGGTCGCCATCGAGCCGCTGACGTACATCCGCGGGCGCAGCATTCCCAACCAGTACATCGTCGTCGACGAAGCGCAGAACCTGACGCCGCACGAGGTGAAGACGATCATCACCCGCGTCGGCGACAACACCAAGATCGTCATCACCGGCGACCCGTATCAGATCGACAATCCGTACGTGGACTCGACCAGCAATGGCCTCGTCCACGTGGTCAACAAGTTCAAGCACGAGCGCCTGGCCGGACACATCACCCTGACGAAAGGTGAGCGTTCCGCGCTGGCAGAGCTCGCTTCTAACGTCTTGTGAGTCGGGCCAGACTTCTGGCTGGCGGCTGGGGAGCTGGCCTCGGGCAATCTTGCGTCCAGTCTGTAAGGGACGACAACCACTGCGCCGATTCGCGGCACGCCGCTTGAAGGGACAACAGGGAATGCCGTCGACGAACTTCGTCTTTCCAGTGCGGTACGTGTCGGAAGGGGTAGCGGTCCAGACCACGTCGCGCGAGCTCAGCCCCCTCGGCATCGCGGTGCGTTCGCTGGCGCCTCCACAGGTCGGCGCGCGCGTGTCGATGGCGCTCTACCTGCCGAATATCGCGGTGCCGGAAGTGGCAATCGGGCGGGTGGCGCGGGCGAAAGCCGGAGCGCCGGGGGACGCCGGTTTCTGGGCGGACTTCATCGTCGTCGATCCCCAGGCGCGGATGCGCATCTCGCACCTCCTCTCGGATCGCGACCAGAAGGACGGCAACCACCGCGGCTTTGCCCGCCACGCGGTGACGTTGGCCGTCCGGTTCCGCAGCGCGCGCGACTTCGTGCTCGAGCACGCGAGTAACATCAGCCGTGGGGGCATCTTCATCCAGACCGACGATCCGCCGCCGCTGGAGACGGTGGTGCAGGTAGAGGTGAACCTGCCGGACAATCCCGCGCCGGTGACGACCAACGGAATCGTCGTGCACCGCCAGCTCGCCGTGGGCGGGAAGATGCCCGGCGTCGGGGTGCAGTTCGTCGATTCCGGGGATGACTTCCGGGAGCGGATCGATCGCTACATGGACTCGCTGCTCAAGGACTGACGGGCGCGGAAATCGAGCAGCTCGAGCGGGCGCTCGGCCATCTCGAAGACCACCTCGCGGCGATATCCTTCCGCGTCGCCGCCGACCTGGAGCGGCATCTCCCGGTCGAACCGGACGGAGACCTTGTCGCATTGAAAATCGAGAACCCCCGTCGGCGCCGGTCCCCCGCGCCAGAGTGTGCGCAGATGAGTGAGGACCTTGGGAACGCCGATGGCGGTGAGACGGAGCTGGAACCTGCCGGGAGCGCGCAGCGCGTGAGGGAAGGCGCGGAAACCAAATCCGTAGTTGGGGACGGTGCTGACCGCCGCGATCTTGCACGGCCCGCGGTAGATGACCTCGCCATGCTCGATCTCGCGGCCGACCGGTTTGCCGTCCGGACCGAGCTGCTGCGCGCGGCCGCCCAGATTCAGCACCTCGACTTGCGGGATTCCCCGCTGGAGCAGATACGAGGGGAGCGTCTTCCCGACCACCGAGCAGAAGTAGCCCAGGCCGCCGGGCCCGACGGTTTCCTTCAGGCTGACGTAGTCGTTCAGCACCGCCGCGTCGATCCCCAGCCCGGCGAAGGGAGCGCGCTTCCCGTCGTGGAGGATGAGGTGCAGCGGCCGGGCGACCGAGACCTCTCCGGAGCGGGCGCGGAGGATGTCCTCGACGACGCCGATTCGCCTCCCGCTCGCGCCCACGTAATCCGCGACGGCGTTGCCGGTGCCGAGCTTGAGCACGCCGAAGCGGGGCATGAGGATTTCGCCGACCGGAACGGGAACGAGCTTGAAGGCGCCAAGTGCCGTGTCGACGCGCGGCTGCTGAGCCTGGTCAAAGAGGCAGTTCACGTAACCGACGAAGGTTCCGTCGCCGCCGCCGGTCAGCACCGTGCGGTAACCCTTGTCGAGCACCTGGCGGGAGATGGAGCGGGCGTCGTCGAAGCTGCGCGAGTAATAGAGATCCTCGGGCGGGACGAAGTTCTCCAGCTCGCGCTTCAGCGTATCGGAGACGCTCCTCGCATTCGCGTTGAGGAGCACCGCGACGCGATCGGCGCTGCGGGCTGGAAGACGCTCGACGTTGCCCATTGGACGGTGGTGAGTAGCAAACGTGAGGCCGCGAACCGCTGCGGCGCGTTACGACACAAACTCGAAACAATCCCGGCACTTGGTTTTCATCCATGTAGCCGTTACACCCACATGCCTCCGCGTACAAGCGGTGGCGGTGCGAAGCCGGCTACGCAGGTCACGTTTGCTCTTGGCGCGCCGCTGCGCCCGGCGTACACAGGGCGCTCCCATCTGGAGGGTGCATGAAGGTCTTCCTCACGGGCGGCAGCGGGTACATCGGTTCTGCGGTCGCGCTCGCGCTGAAGAAAGCCGGGCACGACGTGCTCGCCCTCGTCCGCTCGGAAGCAAAGGGAGAGGCGCTGAAGAAGGCCGGCGTCAAGCTCGCCGTCGGCGAGCTCGGCAACCCCGCCGGCTACGCGGGGGCCGCGTGGGGACGTGCGGCGTTCGTTCACGTTGCGCAGGACTGGTCCGCGCAGGGACCGGAGCTCGATCGCCGGACCATCTCGAGTGCCCGCGATCTCTTGCGCGGCCAGGTGGGGGCGACCTTCATCTATACGAGCGGCTGCTGGGTGCAGGGACCGACTGACGGCGTCGCCGACGAGAGCACGCCGGCGAAGCCCGCGCGCGCGGTCTCCTGGCGACCGGCGCACGAGCAGGCAGCGCTGGAGATGGCGCGCGACGGGATCCGTTCCGTCGTCGTCCGCCCCGGAATCGTCTACGGGGGCGCCCGCGGCGGAATCCCGGCCATGTTCTTCGGCACCGCTTTGAAGCATGGCGCTGCCCAAACCGTCGGAGCCGGCGAGAACCACTGGCCGTTGGTCCACATCGACGACCTGGCGGAGCTGTACGTGCGGCTGGTCGAGCGCGCGCCCGCCGGATCCGTCTATTACGCCGCCGACGCGTCGCGGCTGACGCAGCGCGAGATCGCCGAGGCCGCCGCGCGTGCCGCCGGCAAGGACGGCAAGATCCAGCCGCAGCAACCCGACGGCACTCCGTACCAGGAAGCGCTGACGCTCGACCAGCAGATCTCGAGCGAGAAGGCGCGCAACGATCTCGACTGGCGCCCGCGGCACGAGAGCTTCGTCGGCGAGGCAGCCCACTTCTTCGCCCTCTGGCACTCCGCGCGATAGAGTCTGCCGTTCCGAATCGCTGAACCATGGTGAGCAAGGCGGCGAGTGCCCTGCAAACCGCCTTGGCGTAACGCTCCCAGACTTGACCTTGCCAGCGCAGTGGCATTTGTCCCCTGCCTCCGGAAGGAAACGGGGGTCCCATCATGCGAAATGCAATCGTGCGAGGACTGGCGCTCGTTCTGGCGGCGCTCGCCGCGCCCGCGGCGTTCGGTTCCAACTACGTGGTGCTCTACAAGCAGCAGGACCTGCCCCGCGACGTCGAGGCGACGGTCACGAACGCCGGGGGTTCTGTCGTCTATCAGTATCCCCAGATCGGAGTCGTGATCGCGAAGTCGGACAACGCTTCGTTCCGCGACAACCTGCTCAAGGACAACCGGATCGAGAACGCTGCAGCGACGGAGCGTTTCGCGACCAGACTACCCGACACGCAAATGGATGCGGAGGGGCCGCCGCCCGGCGACCTTCCGAATGCGCCAGCGACGGACACGGACTCGCTCTCGGCGCTGCAGTGGGACATGCGGCAGATCCACACACCGGAAGCGCATGCGATCACCGGCGGCAGCCCCGCGGTGCTGGTGGGCGACATCGATACGGGAATCGATTTCCACCATCCGGACCTGAGGCAGAACATCGACGTGGCCAACAGCGTCAACTGCGTGAGCGGAGTGCCGGTGCCCGGACTTGCGGCACAGGACGACAACGGCCACGGCACCCATACCGCCGGAACCATCGCCGCCGCCGCCAACGGATTCGGAATCGTCGGCGTGGCGCCGAACGTCAAGATCGCCGGAATCAAGGCGGGCAACACCGCCGGCTTCTTCTTTCCCGAAGCGGTGATCTGCGCGTTCGTCTGGGCAGCGACGCACCACGTCGACGTGACGAACAACAGCTACTTCGCCGATCCGTATCTCTTCAACTGCCGCAACGACCCGGTCCAGCGCGCCATCTGGAAGGCGGAGCAGCGGGCAATCCAGTTCGCGCAGTCGAAGGGAGTCACGGTGGTCGCCGCGATGGGGAACGAGAGCGAGGATCTCGCGCACCCGACTGTCGACGCGACCAGCCCGGATAACACCACTCCGGTGACGCGGGAGGTGACCAACGCATGCGTGGTCATTCCGGTGGAGATCCCGCGGGTGATCGGCGTCACCGCCGTGGGGAACGCCCGGCAGACAGATGCGAACGGCAACCTCATCACGGGATATCTGAAGTCCTTCTACTCGAATGTCGGCGTCGGCGTGGCCCAGTTGACCGCACCGGGAGGGGATTCGGTGTTCGGCCGCACGCCGGAGGCGGTGAATGGCCGCGTGCTCTCGACGTACCCGCCGAACAAGCCGTGCACGCGCAGCGTGAAGGAGAACATCGGCGATCCCGAAGAGCCGACGGTCGTCTACTGCTACCTCCAGGGAACGTCGATGGCATCGCCGCACGTCGCCGGCGTCGCCGCCTTGATCGTCAGCCGCTTCGGCAACCTGAACAACCCGCAGAACGGAAAGATGAGTCCCGAGCGCGTGAAGGCGTACCTCGACCAGACAGCAGATCCGCAGCCGTGCCCGGTCTTCCTTCCGCCGACGTACGAGACCGTCTTCGGCACCGGCACCGAGAGCGGCTTGTTCGCGGCGTGTCAGGGTGGCCCTGGCTACAACTCCTGGTACGGAAAAGGCCAGGTGAACGCGCTCAACGCCGTCACTCACGCGTCGGGCAACTAGCAGGCGCTCAGGGCTTCTGCTGCTCGAGGGCGGGGGCGATCGCGTCCAGCAACGCGCGGTCGCCCTGGAGCGCCACCCGCTGAGAGTAGAGCTGCAGGCCGCGAAGGCCTCCGAGCTCCTCGCCGCCGCCGGCGTGTCCCGGTCCGCCATGCAGCAGCTGCGGCAGGACGGTGCCGGGCCCCAGCGTCTGGCCCGCGACCTTCTCGCTGCCGATGTAGATGCGGCCGTGGTACGGCGCGATGGCGAGGACGCATTCGCGGAGGAAGTCGCGGTCGTCGCTGTAGACGGAGCAGACGAGCCCGCCGCCGCCGCGCCGGACGAGATCGGCAGGCGATCGCGCTGGGGCCAGCGTGGCAACGGGTCCAAAGACCTCGTCCTTGTGCATGATCTTCGCGGCTGCCGGGTCGCGCGAGAGCAGCAGCACCGGCGAGACGAAGTATCCCTTTCCCTCGGGCGCGATCGCCTTGACGGTCCCGTCGCCGCCGAAGATCGGGTCGGCCTCGGAGGCGAGCTTCGCGATCCCCGCGCGGACGTCGCGCAGCTGATCGGCGGTGCTCAACGGACCCATGGTCACTTCCGCGCGCGCGGGATCCCCGACCCGGACCTGCGAGAGCTTCTCGATCAGCGCCTCCCGGGCCGCCGGAAGCTGGTCGCCGGCGACGAAGATCCGGCGGACCGCGGTGCACTTCTGTCCGGCCTTCTGGGTCATGTCGCGAACGACGTCCTGGACGAAGACGTCCCAGGTGGCGCTGCCGGGTTGCACGTCCGGCCCGAGCACCGCCGCGTTGAGCGAATCGGCTTCGACGTTGAGCCGGGCGCCGCGCCGCGCGAGCTGCTCGCGCAGCTTTCCCGCGGTCTGCGACGAACCGGTGAAGGCGACGACGTCCTGCGGGCCGAGCCGGTCGAGCAGATCGCCCGGCGATCCACAGACGAACTGGAAGGCACCGCGAGGAAGGATCTCGGCGCCGAGCTCTGCGGTGCGCCAGGCGACGAGAGCGGTGCTGGTGGCCGGCTTGCTCAGGATCGGCATTCCTGCCAGCAGCGCGCAGGCGGCCTTTTCGCAGGTGCCCCAGGCGGGGAAGTTGAAGGCGTTGATGTGAACTGCGAGGCCGTCCCTGGGGACCCAGAGATGGATGCCCGCGTACCGCGCCGTCCGGCCGAGCTGCACGGCCTCGCCGTCGCGCAGCGCGCGCAGCGACCCGAGCTGCGCGCCGAGCTCCGCATAGTGCGCCAGCGTCGCGATGGCGCCGTCGATGTCGAACTTCGCGTCCCCGCGCGTGTTGCCGCCGTTCTGCATGGCGAGGCCGATCAGCTCGTCGCGCGCCACGTGCATCGCCTTGCTCCACGACTTCAAGAGCTCGCCGCGCTGCGCGAACGTCAGCTGGCGCGCGGCCGGGCCGCCTTGCGACCGACCGAACTCCACCGCTTCAGCGAAATCGATCCCGTTGCTCGAAGTGCGGGCGAGCGGTCCTTCCGTCGAGGGGTTCACCAGGGTCGAGAACGGCTCCTTCCCTTCGACCCAGCGTCCTCCGACGAAGCTTCGCAGCGTCTGCATGGCGCCTCCTGCAGTGGATCTAATGTGTCGCCGGCCGAGCCGCCGGACGCGGCAACGTCGCCGGCATCTCGGCCAGCGCGTACGCGACCACGGCGATGGCCGCGGCGTTCTTGGCGAGATTCTCCGGATCGATCTTGTCCAGCGTATCGGCGGCGCTGTGGTGGATGTCGAAGTAGTGCGTGACGTCGGGGTGAACGCTGACGAGTGGCACCAGCGCGCCATCCATCGGGGTCAGGTCCGCGCCGCCCGCGTCGCCCTCCTCGAGATGGATGTCCAGCGACTCGAGAGGCAGGAGCCATGGCGCGAGCATGGCGTTGCCGCCCTCGCCGGTGCGCAGCCGCACCGACAACGGCCGGTCGGCGCCGCTGTCCGCTTCCAGCGCGGCGACGTGGCGGCCGAGCTCCGCCTGATGCGCGGCGGCATATCCCTTTCCGCCGGCGAGGCCGTTCTCCTCGTTCATGAAGAGCACGACGCGCAGCGTCCGGCGCGGGCGCTGCTGAAGCGACGCGATCAACCGCCCCGCCTCCATCACCATCGCGACGCCGGCGCCGTCGTCGTTCGCGCCCTGCGCGAGGTCCCAGGAGTCGAGATGCGCGCCGATCAAGACCACTTCGTCCGGCCTCTCGCGCCCGCGCACTTCGCCGATCACGTTGGCCGAGTCAGCGTCCGGCAACATCCGGCATCCGAGCGCGATCCGAACGCGGACGGGTCCTCGCTGGAGAAGGCGATGCAGCAGATCGGCGTCCTCGGTGCTGACCGCCGCGGCGGGAACGCGTGGAGCGTCCGCGTCGTAGATGGTCAATCCGGTATGCGGCGAGCGAAACGAAGCCGTCGCCAGCGACCGCAGCAACACCGCGACCGCGCCGGCCCGTCCGGACGCGGAGGGACCATGGGACCGCATCTCGACGAACTTTCCGTAGTCGGCGGGAGCGGACATGGTGTGATTGAAGAAGACGATCTTCCCGCGCACCGCCGCGCCCAAAGCCGCGATCTCCGCGACGGAGCGGGCTTCGACCACCTCGGCCGTGGCGCTGCCGCCGATGCTGTTGCCCAGCGCCGTGAGGGCGAGACGGTGGTCGATGCCGCCCGGCGACGCCAGGATTTCGGCCGTCTCCTCGCCGCGGACCCAGTGCGGCACCTTCACCGCCTCCGTCCGCGCAGCGAGACCATCCTGCTGGAGCTTCTTCAGCGCCCATTGCACCGCCGCAGCCGCGCCCGGCGATCCGGAAAGCCGCGCCCCGACGGTGTCCGTCAGCTCCTGCAGCCGCGCGTAAGCGACCCCGCTGGTGAGCGCGCCGCCCACCAGCTTCTGCGCAACGTCCGGGGGAACGGGACCGACGGCGAGCACCAGCGCGAGCAGCAAGGGACCTCCCGGAGAGGCGCACCTTATCGCACGAAATTCGTGGCGGGAGTGGGAGTGCGTGCTCCGCGCCTCGCACAATGTCGCGTGGCCTCGCCTGCCGATCCTGTGCTCTGTGAAAAGAAGACTCAAAGGAGCAGACCATGAAAAGGATCGTCCTCGTCGCCGCCGTCGTTGCCGCTTGTGGGGGTAGCTCGAATATCGCGGCGAATCGCAACCGGGCCGGTTCGGGATCGTCGACCCTGCTGGTCACTGCGACCGCAACGGTGACTGCCTCGGACACGTCTCCGTCCACGAACTACCTGGTCACCGTCAAGAACGGGCAAAACGCTGGCGTGACCGGAGCAACGGTCAGCTTCGGCGCCGTGTCGCTGACGGACGCGGGCGGCGGCAACTACACCGGTTCGAGCACGTCGTACCCCTCGGGCGACCTGAGCCTCTCGGTGGTCAAGGGGACTGACCAGGTGCAAGGCGTGGTGCTCGGCTATCCCGGCGCGCACGCGATCAATGCGCCGACGGTCAACAGCACCGTCTCCGCCGGCCAGCCGCTGCACGTGAGCTGGACCACGCCCTCGGTGGCGCAGTCGGTCACCATCACCACCCGCGACTTCAACGCCGCCGACGTCTCCGACACCGGATCCTACGACATCGCGGGCACGGACAATCCAGCCCGGACGAACCAGCGCGTGATCATCGTCCGCTCGAACCAGTTGGACCTCGCCGGCGGCCTGTCGGGTTCGTTGGCGAAGGTGACGGTGACGAGGCGGGTCGATCCCTTCATCGTGAACTAGCCGCTGCCGCACCGGAGGCGCGGCTTTGCGGCTACGCTTGAGGCTGTACGGTCAGCCTCTGCCAGATGCGCAGCGCGACGAGCGAAGGGCCGGAGACGTCGATCCATTGCTTCAGCACGGGACGGCGGGCATCGAACGCGAGGTTTCCGCCGAGAAGCCCGGTCTGGAACGGCGACGTCGAAGGCGGCCCGCTGAACCACTGCTCGACGCGCAAGAGCGAATCGGAGCCGCCCGCGAACTGACGCCACCAGGCGTCTTGGCGGTGCGGCAGGACGTCGGGGTCCGGAGCGGCAGCCGCGTCGGCGAGCCCGAACCATCGTTGGCGCAGCTCGTCCCCGGACGCCACGTCCACGCCCTGCAGCTCCAGCGCGGGATCGGCCGGCGCGTCGCCGGCGCGCACGCGTAGCGCGCCTTCGCAGACGCGCCGTTTCGTCATGCGCTGGAGCTGCAGCGGGGCGGCGGAGAGAAGCGGCGCCTGCAGAAGGCGCTCCTCGATCCGGCGCAGCGTCTCCGCCTCGCGCAGCTCGTCGTCTACGTCCATGGCCACGAGCTTCCAGCCTTCGCCGAGCAGGTAGAGCCGCACTCCCGCTCCACGCATCGCGGTGAGATCGGGAGCGGCGCGGCGAAGCGTGCCTTCGAGCTGCCGGCGGACCAGCGCGAGGACGGTGTGGAGCACGGCGTCCGCCACCGCGCGGTGCCGTTCCGCTTCGTCGCCGTGCAGTCTTCCCCCGCTCGCGATCAGCGCCCGCCAGTGCCGCGCCGTGGCGCGGTACGCATCCCGCAGCGTGCCGGGCGCTTCGCGGTCCGCCGCGGCGAAGGCGGCGGCGTCGATCAGG
This genomic interval carries:
- a CDS encoding PhoH family protein; translation: MRKNYVLDTNVLLHDPRALFQFKDNNVIIPIYVVEEIDKFKRDLSELGRNARQVSRDLDAFREENGSLTEGVPLENGGTLRVLFTERELPRELMNQHVADNRILALAIDVKEREPNLRCVFVTKDINLRIRADALGLVTEDYENDKIENPEVYMGVRELEVAKGDIDDFYARGELAPPDGINGVYPNEFALLKDRNAPNHTALSKYNAQKGRFVPLLKSLKEGAWGLRPRNKEQSFALDLLLNDEIKLVTIVGKAGTGKTLLAIAAGLQKTMEEQVYQKMLVSRPVFPLGKDIGFLPGTVEEKLNPWMQPIYDNVEFLMGLSRADKKAGRSYRELIDLGLVAIEPLTYIRGRSIPNQYIVVDEAQNLTPHEVKTIITRVGDNTKIVITGDPYQIDNPYVDSTSNGLVHVVNKFKHERLAGHITLTKGERSALAELASNVL
- a CDS encoding TIGR02266 family protein, translating into MPSTNFVFPVRYVSEGVAVQTTSRELSPLGIAVRSLAPPQVGARVSMALYLPNIAVPEVAIGRVARAKAGAPGDAGFWADFIVVDPQARMRISHLLSDRDQKDGNHRGFARHAVTLAVRFRSARDFVLEHASNISRGGIFIQTDDPPPLETVVQVEVNLPDNPAPVTTNGIVVHRQLAVGGKMPGVGVQFVDSGDDFRERIDRYMDSLLKD
- a CDS encoding NAD-dependent epimerase/dehydratase family protein; translation: MKVFLTGGSGYIGSAVALALKKAGHDVLALVRSEAKGEALKKAGVKLAVGELGNPAGYAGAAWGRAAFVHVAQDWSAQGPELDRRTISSARDLLRGQVGATFIYTSGCWVQGPTDGVADESTPAKPARAVSWRPAHEQAALEMARDGIRSVVVRPGIVYGGARGGIPAMFFGTALKHGAAQTVGAGENHWPLVHIDDLAELYVRLVERAPAGSVYYAADASRLTQREIAEAAARAAGKDGKIQPQQPDGTPYQEALTLDQQISSEKARNDLDWRPRHESFVGEAAHFFALWHSAR
- a CDS encoding 3,4-dehydroadipyl-CoA semialdehyde dehydrogenase, with translation MQTLRSFVGGRWVEGKEPFSTLVNPSTEGPLARTSSNGIDFAEAVEFGRSQGGPAARQLTFAQRGELLKSWSKAMHVARDELIGLAMQNGGNTRGDAKFDIDGAIATLAHYAELGAQLGSLRALRDGEAVQLGRTARYAGIHLWVPRDGLAVHINAFNFPAWGTCEKAACALLAGMPILSKPATSTALVAWRTAELGAEILPRGAFQFVCGSPGDLLDRLGPQDVVAFTGSSQTAGKLREQLARRGARLNVEADSLNAAVLGPDVQPGSATWDVFVQDVVRDMTQKAGQKCTAVRRIFVAGDQLPAAREALIEKLSQVRVGDPARAEVTMGPLSTADQLRDVRAGIAKLASEADPIFGGDGTVKAIAPEGKGYFVSPVLLLSRDPAAAKIMHKDEVFGPVATLAPARSPADLVRRGGGGLVCSVYSDDRDFLRECVLAIAPYHGRIYIGSEKVAGQTLGPGTVLPQLLHGGPGHAGGGEELGGLRGLQLYSQRVALQGDRALLDAIAPALEQQKP
- a CDS encoding M20/M25/M40 family metallo-hydrolase, coding for MGRRGHATLCEARSTHSHSRHEFRAIRCASPGGPLLLALVLAVGPVPPDVAQKLVGGALTSGVAYARLQELTDTVGARLSGSPGAAAAVQWALKKLQQDGLAARTEAVKVPHWVRGEETAEILASPGGIDHRLALTALGNSIGGSATAEVVEARSVAEIAALGAAVRGKIVFFNHTMSAPADYGKFVEMRSHGPSASGRAGAVAVLLRSLATASFRSPHTGLTIYDADAPRVPAAAVSTEDADLLHRLLQRGPVRVRIALGCRMLPDADSANVIGEVRGRERPDEVVLIGAHLDSWDLAQGANDDGAGVAMVMEAGRLIASLQQRPRRTLRVVLFMNEENGLAGGKGYAAAHQAELGRHVAALEADSGADRPLSVRLRTGEGGNAMLAPWLLPLESLDIHLEEGDAGGADLTPMDGALVPLVSVHPDVTHYFDIHHSAADTLDKIDPENLAKNAAAIAVVAYALAEMPATLPRPAARPATH